A portion of the Sandaracinobacteroides saxicola genome contains these proteins:
- a CDS encoding CHASE2 domain-containing protein codes for MSATRLRLSGRRLWAEWGGLALVMALFLAALALLGAPFRADNLIYDYVAREKVRAVSARVMIVAIDDRSLRELGRWPWPRSVHAGMLDALAAARPAAVGYDVLFLEPSGDDAALAAAMARLGRVQLPVLVEVPGDNGAPSATELPVVAAHGLGHVILRPDTDGIVRRVVQFTDPDGRPWPFLMDQLLRREPLPLPPPGQALEVEREVMIPFAAGPGGFPAASFVDVLRGRVPPALLKDRILLVGATGAGLGDRFSTPRSAELETMPGVEVQANYLNALLTGGVIRVAGPGWLLLFTLLPTAFMMLAFLRLSPRANALIGALLLAGTLAVSVMLLWWGSLWLPPVAALVGVAIVWPVWGWRRLDLANRYMVSELRALGEEPKLLPAPPEQLAGDPVERQIQLMHAAIRDVRDLRLFVNQSLDSLPDAALVTDMSGVVRIANAAAERLWRGRMPGGPVDAPLAAAFAALGQNDAQAEMLLSAMAAGRLPPDAGYESRLSDGMTLEIRLAFFTDAARLPLGWIARFADITALRASERQREDALKLLTHDMRAPQASILAVLQSDAGAVPADVAARIGRYARQTLELADDFVNLARAESGKFAREPLNLSDVLTDAVDDLWPLSSAKGISVRMTLPEEELMVRGDRTLLTRMLTNLVGNAIKYSPANRRIECVARVDESGAMISIADQGIGVAAEHLPLLFEPFRRLTEAIPTSGVSQSGAGLGLAFVKAVAEGHGGRVWAESAEGAGSVFTVKLPLLP; via the coding sequence TTGAGCGCCACGCGCTTGCGGCTGAGCGGCCGGCGGTTGTGGGCGGAGTGGGGTGGGCTGGCACTGGTGATGGCGCTGTTCCTGGCGGCGCTGGCGCTGCTGGGGGCGCCGTTCCGGGCGGACAATCTGATCTATGACTATGTGGCGCGGGAAAAGGTCCGCGCGGTGAGCGCGCGCGTGATGATCGTGGCGATCGACGACCGGTCCCTGCGCGAGCTGGGGCGCTGGCCGTGGCCGCGGTCGGTGCATGCCGGGATGCTGGACGCGCTGGCGGCGGCGCGGCCGGCGGCGGTGGGCTATGACGTGCTGTTTCTGGAACCGTCCGGGGACGACGCCGCGCTGGCGGCGGCGATGGCCCGCCTGGGCCGCGTGCAGCTGCCGGTTCTGGTGGAGGTGCCTGGCGACAATGGCGCGCCATCGGCGACCGAGCTGCCGGTGGTGGCGGCGCATGGGCTGGGCCATGTGATCCTGCGCCCGGACACGGACGGCATCGTGCGACGGGTGGTGCAGTTCACCGATCCCGACGGTCGGCCCTGGCCGTTCCTGATGGACCAGCTGCTGCGGCGGGAGCCGTTGCCGCTGCCGCCGCCCGGGCAGGCGCTGGAGGTGGAGCGCGAGGTGATGATCCCGTTTGCCGCCGGGCCCGGGGGATTCCCGGCGGCGAGCTTTGTCGATGTGCTGCGCGGCCGGGTGCCGCCGGCGTTGTTGAAGGACCGGATCCTGTTGGTGGGGGCGACCGGCGCGGGGCTGGGCGACCGTTTCTCGACGCCGCGCTCGGCCGAGCTGGAAACCATGCCGGGCGTGGAGGTGCAGGCGAATTATCTGAACGCGCTGCTGACGGGGGGGGTTATCCGGGTGGCGGGGCCGGGGTGGCTGCTGCTGTTCACGCTGTTGCCGACGGCCTTCATGATGCTGGCGTTCCTGCGGTTGTCGCCGCGGGCCAATGCGCTGATCGGCGCGCTGCTGCTGGCGGGGACGCTGGCCGTTTCGGTGATGCTGTTGTGGTGGGGATCGCTGTGGCTGCCGCCGGTGGCGGCGCTGGTGGGGGTGGCGATCGTCTGGCCCGTGTGGGGATGGCGGCGGCTGGACCTGGCGAACCGCTATATGGTTTCCGAGCTGCGGGCGCTGGGGGAGGAGCCGAAGCTGCTGCCGGCGCCGCCCGAGCAGCTGGCCGGCGATCCGGTGGAGCGGCAGATCCAGCTGATGCATGCGGCCATCCGCGACGTGCGCGACCTGCGGCTGTTCGTGAACCAGTCGCTCGACAGCCTGCCCGATGCGGCGCTGGTGACCGACATGTCGGGGGTGGTGCGGATCGCCAATGCCGCGGCGGAGCGGCTGTGGCGCGGGCGCATGCCGGGCGGGCCGGTGGATGCGCCGCTGGCGGCGGCGTTCGCAGCGCTGGGGCAGAATGATGCGCAGGCGGAGATGCTGCTGTCGGCGATGGCGGCGGGGCGGTTGCCGCCGGATGCAGGCTATGAATCGCGGCTGAGCGACGGCATGACGCTGGAAATCCGGCTGGCGTTTTTCACCGATGCGGCGCGGCTGCCCTTGGGGTGGATCGCGCGTTTCGCCGACATCACGGCGTTGCGGGCGAGCGAGCGGCAGCGGGAGGATGCGCTGAAGCTGCTGACGCATGACATGCGGGCGCCGCAGGCCTCCATCCTGGCGGTGTTGCAGAGCGATGCCGGCGCGGTGCCGGCCGACGTGGCGGCGCGGATCGGCCGCTATGCCCGGCAGACGCTGGAGCTGGCGGATGATTTCGTCAACCTGGCACGGGCGGAGAGCGGCAAGTTCGCGCGGGAGCCGCTGAACCTGTCGGACGTGCTGACGGATGCGGTCGATGACCTGTGGCCGCTGAGTTCGGCGAAGGGCATTTCGGTGCGGATGACGCTGCCCGAGGAGGAGCTGATGGTGCGTGGCGACCGGACGCTGTTGACGCGGATGCTGACCAACCTGGTGGGCAATGCGATCAAATATAGTCCGGCGAACCGTCGCATCGAGTGTGTGGCAAGGGTTGACGAGTCCGGCGCGATGATATCGATTGCGGATCAGGGAATTGGAGTCGCGGCGGAACATCTGCCGTTGCTGTTCGAGCCGTTCCGGCGGCTGACCGAGGCGATTCCGACAAGCGGTGTATCCCAGTCGGGTGCGGGACTGGGGTTGGCGTTCGTGAAGGCGGTGGCGGAGGGTCATGGGGGCCGGGTCTGGGCGGAATCGGCAGAGGGTGCGGGAAGCGTGTTCACGGTCAAATTACCGCTGCTTCCGTGA
- a CDS encoding FecR domain-containing protein, with the protein MKGRAAAVGLLLTALLMPAVAAAAPADYDIRIHRAKEGDNLFDLAARYRVAGGWPRLQKMNNVRDVYRIPVGTALRIPVRASVPGAVAAVSAFRGEALLVRGKVETPVTLAAKVIEGDGLRTGANSFISLALADGSQVTVPSNSRLKVARLRRDPRRNIVDQQFVLDEGDFEARAAPVRARASRFQVRTPVAVAAVRGTDFRIGFDSASSGGKAEVMDGAVGVTGRAGEVRIPATFGTLASPKGVVPPIPLLPAPALSRAGDRFVTAALAGAKAWQFDVARDAAFVDRVERVEGEKPEARFAALPSGDYFVRASAIDDKGLVGLPAVVAVKLLGEDAVTAVSACPAAVSCLQFRLPVAARAGGNRLVIARDVERKDVVFDRAGLDGDALTVVGLAPGRYVWWLFPAGVDEATAHPQVFDLLGAR; encoded by the coding sequence GTGAAGGGACGGGCGGCGGCGGTCGGGCTGCTGCTGACAGCGCTGCTGATGCCGGCTGTCGCCGCGGCTGCTCCCGCGGACTATGACATTCGCATTCATCGCGCGAAAGAAGGCGACAATCTGTTCGACCTGGCGGCGCGCTATCGCGTGGCCGGCGGCTGGCCGCGGTTGCAGAAGATGAACAATGTGCGCGACGTCTATCGAATCCCGGTGGGCACGGCGCTGCGCATTCCGGTGCGGGCATCGGTGCCGGGGGCGGTGGCGGCGGTGAGCGCTTTCCGGGGCGAGGCGCTGCTGGTGCGCGGCAAGGTCGAGACGCCGGTGACCCTGGCGGCCAAGGTGATCGAGGGCGACGGGCTGCGGACGGGGGCGAACAGTTTCATCAGCCTGGCGCTGGCGGACGGCAGCCAGGTGACAGTGCCGTCCAACAGCCGGCTGAAGGTGGCGCGGCTGCGGCGCGACCCGAGGCGTAACATCGTGGACCAGCAGTTCGTGCTGGACGAGGGTGACTTCGAGGCCCGGGCGGCGCCGGTGCGCGCGCGCGCGAGCCGGTTCCAGGTGCGCACGCCGGTGGCGGTGGCGGCCGTGCGCGGCACGGATTTCCGCATCGGGTTCGACAGTGCGTCCAGCGGTGGCAAGGCCGAGGTGATGGACGGCGCGGTGGGGGTGACCGGACGGGCAGGCGAGGTGCGCATCCCGGCGACCTTCGGCACGCTGGCCAGCCCGAAGGGCGTGGTGCCGCCGATCCCGCTGCTGCCGGCGCCGGCGCTGTCACGCGCGGGCGACCGTTTCGTGACCGCGGCGCTGGCCGGCGCGAAGGCCTGGCAGTTCGACGTGGCGCGGGACGCGGCCTTCGTCGACCGGGTGGAGCGGGTGGAAGGAGAGAAGCCGGAAGCGCGGTTCGCGGCCTTGCCGAGTGGCGACTATTTCGTGCGGGCGTCGGCGATCGATGACAAGGGGCTCGTTGGCCTGCCCGCGGTGGTGGCGGTGAAGCTGCTGGGGGAGGATGCGGTGACGGCGGTGTCGGCCTGCCCGGCGGCGGTCAGCTGTTTGCAGTTCCGGTTGCCGGTGGCGGCACGGGCGGGAGGAAACCGGCTGGTGATCGCCCGTGACGTGGAGCGCAAGGATGTGGTGTTCGACCGTGCCGGGCTGGACGGCGACGCGCTGACGGTGGTGGGGCTGGCGCCGGGGCGCTATGTCTGGTGGTTGTTCCCGGCGGGGGTGGATGAGGCGACGGCGCATCCGCAGGTCTTTGACTTGCTGGGGGCGCGTTGA
- a CDS encoding response regulator transcription factor — MRCAVLDDDKAQTELVSGLLREAGHHCEVFHQGRTLINRLRQDTFDLLVIDWNMPGLSGLDVLQSVRQGQHASLPVLMITSRADEADVITGLAAGADDYIVKPLHPGIFIARVEAAIRRAQLNRPSRRVADFGRYVFDTASETVLAGGQSVKLTAKEFALAMLLFDNLSRPLSRSYLLDAIWGQSPEAETRTLDAHVSRIRTKLNLRPEAGYRLSPVYSYGYRLEEISMTPAVVA, encoded by the coding sequence ATGCGATGCGCGGTACTCGACGATGACAAGGCCCAGACCGAGCTGGTGTCCGGATTGCTGCGCGAGGCGGGGCATCATTGCGAGGTGTTCCATCAGGGCCGGACGCTGATCAACCGGCTGCGGCAGGACACGTTCGACCTGCTGGTGATCGACTGGAACATGCCGGGCCTGTCGGGGCTGGATGTGCTGCAATCGGTGCGGCAGGGGCAGCATGCCAGCCTGCCGGTGCTGATGATCACCAGCCGCGCCGACGAGGCCGATGTCATCACCGGCCTTGCCGCCGGTGCCGACGACTATATCGTGAAGCCGCTGCATCCGGGCATTTTCATCGCGCGGGTGGAAGCGGCGATCCGTCGGGCGCAGCTGAACCGGCCATCGCGCCGGGTGGCGGATTTCGGCCGCTATGTCTTCGATACGGCAAGCGAGACAGTGCTGGCGGGCGGCCAGTCGGTGAAGCTGACGGCGAAGGAATTCGCGCTGGCCATGCTGCTGTTCGACAATCTGTCGCGGCCGCTGTCGCGGTCCTATCTGCTCGACGCGATCTGGGGGCAGAGCCCGGAGGCGGAAACGCGCACGCTGGACGCGCATGTGTCGCGCATCCGCACCAAGTTGAACCTGCGGCCAGAGGCGGGCTATCGGCTGTCCCCGGTTTACAGTTATGGCTATCGGCTGGAGGAAATCAGCATGACGCCGGCGGTGGTTGCGTGA
- a CDS encoding papain-like cysteine protease family protein, whose protein sequence is MAQSLYMASFEKVGGPAWSARHGLTGASYQTEFNAHVAQGFRPLVVSGYANSAGQSRYAVIFDKRGGGPWMARHGLSPAQYQAAFDQAVAQGMRPTCVSAHVGGGQERYAALFEAGQGAFVARHGLDGNGYQAAFNQFTGQGFRLRWVSCHAVGGTIRYAAIWDKSAAPGAWVARHGLEEAAFRAQAADLAKQGYDLVCGNAACVGGKDFYCALWEKRAVASIAHHGMTSGAYQLHFEELVAQGYRPKFVSGYLGDDPVDVRLRFTMQQQTQGNWCWAATSVSIARFYNSGSTWTQCLVANAQKGVTTCCTTGASTAPCNTYGSLSAALTTVGHFDRSTNGVESFATVESEVLAGRPLGMRTAWSGGGAHFIAATGTEDDSMVWVSDCGSGTTALVDYETLKTAYRGSGSWTHSYFTN, encoded by the coding sequence ATGGCGCAAAGCTTGTACATGGCGAGTTTCGAGAAAGTGGGCGGGCCGGCGTGGAGCGCACGGCATGGGCTGACGGGGGCATCCTATCAGACCGAGTTCAACGCGCATGTGGCGCAGGGCTTCCGGCCGCTGGTGGTCAGCGGCTATGCCAATTCGGCGGGGCAATCACGCTATGCCGTGATCTTCGACAAGCGCGGCGGCGGGCCCTGGATGGCGCGGCACGGGCTGAGCCCGGCGCAATATCAGGCCGCGTTCGACCAGGCGGTGGCGCAAGGCATGCGGCCGACCTGCGTCAGCGCGCATGTCGGCGGCGGGCAGGAGCGTTATGCTGCGCTGTTCGAGGCGGGGCAGGGGGCATTCGTGGCGCGGCACGGGCTCGACGGCAATGGCTATCAGGCGGCGTTCAACCAGTTCACGGGCCAAGGCTTCCGGCTGCGCTGGGTGAGCTGCCACGCGGTGGGGGGCACGATCCGCTATGCCGCGATCTGGGACAAGTCCGCGGCGCCGGGCGCGTGGGTGGCACGCCACGGGCTGGAGGAAGCGGCGTTCCGCGCCCAGGCGGCCGATCTGGCGAAGCAGGGCTATGACCTGGTGTGCGGCAATGCGGCGTGCGTCGGCGGCAAGGATTTTTATTGCGCCTTGTGGGAAAAGCGCGCGGTGGCGAGCATCGCGCACCACGGCATGACGTCGGGCGCCTATCAGCTGCATTTCGAGGAGTTGGTGGCGCAGGGCTATCGGCCGAAGTTCGTCAGCGGCTATCTGGGGGATGATCCGGTCGATGTGCGGCTGCGCTTCACCATGCAGCAGCAGACGCAGGGCAACTGGTGCTGGGCGGCGACGTCGGTGAGCATCGCGCGCTTCTACAACAGCGGCAGCACCTGGACACAGTGCCTGGTGGCGAATGCGCAGAAGGGCGTGACGACCTGCTGCACGACGGGGGCCTCGACGGCGCCGTGCAACACTTATGGCAGCCTGAGCGCGGCGCTGACGACGGTGGGGCATTTCGACCGCTCGACCAATGGCGTAGAGAGCTTCGCGACCGTCGAAAGCGAGGTGCTGGCCGGTCGGCCGCTGGGGATGCGGACGGCGTGGAGTGGTGGCGGCGCGCATTTCATCGCGGCGACGGGTACCGAGGACGACAGCATGGTCTGGGTGTCCGACTGCGGCTCGGGGACGACGGCGCTCGTGGATTATGAGACGCTGAAGACCGCCTATCGCGGGTCCGGCAGCTGGACCCACAGCTATTTCACCAATTAG
- a CDS encoding polysaccharide deacetylase family protein, with translation MIADPGLYPYRPWRNRPPLRWPGNKPVAVWVAPNLEYYELDPPPHPRRKSWPRPHPDVTGFGHRDYGNRAGHWRMADAMTKHGFPGSVSLSVALCQHHPDIVADANARGWEFFSHGIYNTRYAYDMTPEQERAIIADSIETVRAATGQTIRGWLAPALTHTTNTLDLIAEAGLAYTCDLYHDDAPTPVHTKSGRLVSIPYSLEVNDHYGFFVYNMSPRDYADTLIRQYQRLAAEGESSGTVMCIPLHAYLIGQPHRIGPFAEVLRHIAQDGRAWITTASAIADAWIAQQ, from the coding sequence ATGATCGCGGACCCCGGCCTTTATCCCTATCGCCCCTGGCGCAACCGCCCGCCGCTGCGCTGGCCCGGCAACAAGCCCGTCGCCGTATGGGTGGCCCCCAACCTCGAATATTATGAGCTCGACCCGCCGCCCCACCCGCGTCGCAAAAGCTGGCCGCGACCCCACCCCGACGTCACCGGCTTCGGCCATCGCGACTATGGCAACCGCGCCGGCCACTGGCGCATGGCGGACGCGATGACGAAACACGGCTTCCCCGGCAGCGTCAGCCTGTCGGTCGCGCTCTGCCAGCATCACCCCGACATCGTCGCCGACGCCAATGCCCGCGGCTGGGAGTTCTTCAGCCATGGCATCTACAACACCCGCTACGCCTATGACATGACGCCCGAGCAGGAACGCGCCATCATCGCCGACAGCATCGAAACCGTCCGCGCCGCCACCGGCCAGACCATCCGCGGCTGGCTCGCCCCCGCCCTCACCCACACCACCAACACGCTCGACCTGATCGCGGAGGCCGGGCTCGCCTACACCTGCGACCTCTATCATGACGACGCGCCCACGCCCGTCCACACCAAAAGCGGCCGCCTCGTGTCGATCCCCTACAGCCTCGAGGTCAACGACCATTACGGCTTCTTCGTCTACAACATGTCCCCGCGCGATTATGCCGACACGCTGATCCGCCAATACCAGCGCCTCGCCGCCGAAGGCGAAAGCAGCGGCACCGTCATGTGCATCCCCCTCCACGCCTACCTGATCGGCCAGCCCCACCGCATCGGCCCCTTCGCCGAGGTCCTGCGCCACATCGCCCAGGACGGGCGCGCCTGGATCACCACCGCCAGCGCCATCGCCGACGCCTGGATCGCGCAACAATGA
- a CDS encoding response regulator, producing MTPTALTAWTALIGALTAMVWPLIALGALVVMRKPLIAALQRMGSDGGTIEIFGVKLNVGKATEEQQKLIEDLQRQVAVLRDASRIQDELMGRTRDWNATAPGRLPTAYPPSPAPGPTWSPLAPTAGQENDPPSPVTAPAPMAPAAPPPPAPATIAASAPPPQRRASNRLLWVDDFPDNNAVLVASLEHRGVPVTQVRESDTALAHFEPGFYGAVISDMGRGVEADAGVALTKAIRARDADIPIFIFCSTDAKQKFGGAALAAGASFVTSSTTLLLGKLEDIGIGVW from the coding sequence ATGACGCCCACGGCACTCACCGCCTGGACGGCGTTGATCGGCGCGCTTACCGCGATGGTGTGGCCGCTGATTGCGCTCGGCGCGCTGGTTGTCATGCGCAAGCCGCTGATCGCAGCGCTGCAGCGCATGGGCAGCGACGGCGGCACCATCGAAATCTTTGGCGTCAAACTCAATGTCGGCAAAGCCACGGAGGAGCAACAGAAACTGATCGAGGATCTTCAGCGTCAGGTCGCGGTGCTGCGCGACGCAAGCCGCATCCAGGACGAACTGATGGGCCGCACGCGCGACTGGAACGCCACCGCGCCGGGGCGCTTGCCCACCGCCTACCCGCCGTCGCCGGCACCAGGGCCGACCTGGTCGCCGCTCGCACCCACCGCCGGCCAGGAAAATGACCCGCCCTCGCCGGTGACTGCGCCCGCGCCGATGGCTCCAGCCGCGCCGCCACCACCCGCTCCTGCGACGATCGCCGCGTCGGCGCCACCACCGCAACGGCGTGCCAGCAATCGGCTGCTGTGGGTCGATGATTTCCCCGACAACAACGCGGTCCTTGTCGCCTCGCTCGAACATCGCGGCGTGCCGGTCACGCAGGTGCGCGAAAGTGACACCGCGCTCGCCCATTTCGAACCCGGTTTCTACGGCGCCGTCATCAGCGACATGGGTCGTGGCGTGGAGGCTGACGCGGGCGTTGCGCTGACAAAAGCGATCCGGGCGCGAGACGCGGACATTCCGATCTTCATCTTCTGCTCAACCGACGCCAAACAAAAATTCGGCGGCGCGGCGCTCGCCGCCGGCGCGAGTTTCGTCACCAGTTCGACAACCCTCCTGCTGGGCAAGCTGGAAGATATCGGCATCGGTGTATGGTAA
- a CDS encoding polysaccharide deacetylase family protein yields MTLPDSYLDYPRRREGYDHALYPWSNLHSRPYFEWAPGQALAVMPVILAEFFPLTPSDTPFRAPGHMQTAFPDYRHYTARDYGNRVGIWRLLDAFEKRGLKSSVAMNVAIAERYPELLRAVLDGGHDLVAHATDMNGTIDSSLPADTEAALIADTRARWTALGQHPTAWHSIARSQSHRTPDLLMKHGFTTMLDWPNDDLPYRFANGILNIPLNHELSDRQIITVQQQSADSYVQQIQDAWTWLKSEDAPRLLPLSLTPYIIALPYRIGAFEALLDWLQVKNAHISTVGAVSRTATMT; encoded by the coding sequence ATGACCCTTCCCGACAGCTACCTCGACTATCCGCGCCGCCGCGAAGGCTATGACCACGCCCTCTATCCCTGGTCCAACCTTCACAGTCGGCCCTATTTCGAATGGGCGCCGGGCCAGGCGCTCGCCGTGATGCCCGTCATCCTCGCCGAATTTTTCCCGCTCACCCCGTCGGACACGCCCTTCCGCGCGCCGGGCCACATGCAGACCGCCTTCCCCGATTACCGTCATTACACCGCCCGTGACTATGGCAACCGGGTCGGCATCTGGCGATTGCTGGACGCGTTCGAAAAACGCGGCCTGAAAAGCAGCGTTGCCATGAACGTCGCCATCGCGGAGCGTTACCCCGAACTGCTGCGCGCGGTTCTCGATGGTGGCCACGACCTTGTCGCCCACGCGACCGACATGAACGGCACCATCGACAGCAGCCTGCCGGCCGACACCGAAGCCGCCCTCATCGCCGACACCAGGGCACGCTGGACCGCCCTCGGCCAGCATCCCACCGCCTGGCACTCGATCGCGCGCAGCCAGAGCCACCGAACTCCCGATTTATTGATGAAACACGGTTTCACCACCATGCTCGACTGGCCGAACGACGACCTGCCCTACCGCTTCGCCAACGGCATCCTCAACATTCCCCTCAACCACGAACTCTCCGACCGCCAGATCATCACCGTCCAGCAGCAGAGCGCCGACAGTTATGTCCAGCAAATTCAGGACGCCTGGACCTGGCTGAAGTCCGAAGACGCCCCCCGCCTCCTGCCGCTGTCACTCACGCCCTACATCATCGCCCTGCCCTATCGGATCGGGGCTTTCGAGGCCCTGCTCGACTGGTTGCAAGTCAAGAACGCCCACATCAGCACCGTCGGCGCCGTCTCCCGTACCGCCACCATGACGTGA
- a CDS encoding RsmB/NOP family class I SAM-dependent RNA methyltransferase gives MIFAARVQAAIELLDLVIAAARQGGASADVIVSRYFATRRYAGSKDRTAVRDLVFAAIRRCGEMPESGRAAMLGLAEAQPDLRTAFTGEGHGPAALAPDEAVAEAALLPAWLMTRMAAAFGAEAEAEAQALLERAPFDLRVNRLKVSDADMVVLPVPAGPVAGLPLPLPFARRAVAAFNVEACAAWVAGEIEVQDAASQFAVALCAAMPGETVVDLCAGAGGKTLALAADMGGAGDGRLIACDSDRTRLRKLEPRAVRAGARGETRLLDPGREMAALEDLRGAADLVLVDAPCSGSGTWRRNPEARWRLTPERLARLCAEQARLLALGWELVRPGGRLVYAVCSVLEEEGPRVVADLGVPAVQHRLTPLGHGCDGFFVARMEKL, from the coding sequence ATGATCTTTGCAGCGCGTGTACAGGCAGCGATCGAGCTGCTCGATCTGGTGATCGCGGCGGCGCGGCAGGGCGGCGCCTCGGCCGACGTGATCGTGTCGCGCTATTTCGCGACGCGACGCTATGCCGGGTCGAAGGACCGCACGGCGGTGCGTGACCTGGTATTCGCGGCGATCCGGCGCTGCGGCGAGATGCCGGAAAGCGGGCGCGCGGCGATGCTGGGGCTGGCGGAGGCGCAGCCGGACCTGCGGACGGCATTTACCGGTGAGGGGCATGGACCGGCAGCGCTGGCTCCGGATGAGGCGGTGGCCGAGGCGGCGCTGCTGCCGGCGTGGTTGATGACGCGCATGGCAGCGGCGTTCGGGGCGGAGGCGGAGGCCGAGGCACAGGCGTTGCTGGAGCGGGCGCCGTTCGACCTGCGGGTGAACCGGTTGAAGGTGTCGGATGCGGACATGGTCGTGCTGCCCGTACCGGCTGGGCCGGTGGCGGGACTGCCGCTGCCGTTGCCCTTCGCGCGACGGGCGGTGGCGGCCTTCAATGTCGAGGCCTGCGCGGCCTGGGTTGCCGGCGAGATCGAGGTGCAGGACGCGGCGAGCCAGTTCGCCGTGGCGCTGTGCGCGGCCATGCCGGGGGAAACAGTGGTGGATCTGTGTGCCGGGGCCGGGGGCAAGACGCTGGCGCTGGCGGCGGACATGGGCGGCGCCGGCGACGGCCGCCTGATCGCCTGCGACAGTGACCGCACGCGGCTGCGGAAGCTGGAACCGCGGGCGGTGCGGGCAGGCGCGCGGGGCGAGACGCGGCTGCTGGACCCGGGACGGGAGATGGCGGCGCTGGAGGATCTGCGCGGGGCGGCCGACCTGGTGTTGGTGGACGCGCCCTGTTCGGGCAGCGGCACGTGGCGCCGCAATCCCGAAGCGCGCTGGCGGCTGACCCCCGAACGGTTGGCGCGGCTGTGCGCCGAGCAGGCGCGCCTTCTGGCGTTGGGATGGGAGTTGGTGCGGCCGGGCGGGCGGCTGGTCTATGCCGTGTGCAGCGTGCTGGAGGAAGAAGGGCCACGGGTGGTCGCGGACCTTGGCGTGCCGGCCGTTCAGCACCGGCTCACCCCGCTTGGCCATGGGTGCGACGGCTTTTTCGTCGCGCGGATGGAAAAGCTCTGA
- a CDS encoding tetratricopeptide repeat protein: MALRRWAVGMLLLAGATQASALARGLADTQLDPKSLVQMGMADAALAARRYDAASDAYEAAIAADPRNKGGYIGLARVAEAQGLPGKAIRYYREALQIDPNDLTALEGQGASLARRGAIARAQANLDRLKLLCAAPCPAADRLATAIARGPDAVKTAEVTGPLATATATVAVPPEVAAKAAPEVKAAPAPVAVKPATPAETKPATPPEVVKPPAPQPRR, translated from the coding sequence ATGGCGCTGAGACGATGGGCGGTGGGCATGTTGTTGCTGGCGGGGGCGACGCAGGCGTCGGCGCTGGCGCGGGGCCTGGCGGATACGCAACTCGATCCGAAATCGCTGGTGCAGATGGGGATGGCCGACGCGGCCCTGGCCGCGCGTCGATACGACGCGGCGTCGGACGCCTATGAGGCGGCGATCGCCGCCGATCCGCGCAACAAGGGCGGCTATATCGGGCTGGCCCGGGTGGCGGAGGCGCAGGGCCTGCCGGGCAAGGCGATCCGTTATTACCGGGAGGCGCTGCAGATCGATCCCAACGACCTGACCGCGCTGGAGGGCCAGGGCGCAAGCCTGGCAAGGCGCGGCGCGATTGCGCGGGCGCAGGCCAATCTCGACCGGCTGAAGCTGCTGTGCGCGGCGCCCTGCCCGGCCGCGGACCGCCTGGCGACCGCCATCGCTCGGGGGCCGGACGCGGTGAAGACGGCCGAGGTCACGGGGCCGCTGGCAACGGCGACGGCGACGGTCGCCGTACCGCCGGAGGTGGCCGCGAAAGCCGCACCGGAGGTCAAGGCGGCCCCGGCCCCGGTGGCGGTGAAGCCCGCGACACCGGCGGAGACCAAGCCGGCCACGCCGCCGGAGGTGGTCAAACCCCCGGCCCCGCAGCCCCGCCGCTGA
- a CDS encoding Fur family transcriptional regulator — protein MASHAHLAADDPALIDAAAAAMDAGGVAWTSLRADVFAVLAAGAQPMSAYDVTERVSARVGRRVQANSVYRILDLFVVNNLAKRVESRNAYVVNTHPACVHDCIFLVCEGCGDTRHLDDDRLAGALRARASAAGFLPLRPVLEVQGRCERCGDSATEKDNDDKRATF, from the coding sequence ATGGCGAGCCACGCGCACCTGGCGGCAGATGATCCGGCATTGATCGACGCCGCCGCGGCGGCGATGGATGCGGGCGGGGTGGCATGGACGTCGCTGCGGGCCGATGTGTTCGCGGTGCTGGCGGCGGGCGCCCAGCCGATGTCCGCCTATGACGTGACCGAGCGGGTGTCGGCCCGTGTCGGGCGGCGGGTGCAGGCGAACAGCGTCTATCGCATCCTGGACCTGTTCGTGGTGAACAATCTGGCGAAGCGGGTGGAAAGCCGCAACGCCTATGTCGTGAACACGCACCCGGCCTGCGTGCACGATTGCATCTTCCTGGTGTGCGAGGGCTGCGGCGATACCCGGCATCTGGATGATGACCGGCTGGCAGGGGCGCTGCGGGCACGGGCCTCGGCGGCGGGATTCCTGCCGCTGCGGCCGGTGCTGGAGGTGCAGGGTCGCTGCGAACGCTGCGGCGACTCCGCGACCGAAAAGGATAATGATGACAAGCGTGCTACATTTTAG